A single genomic interval of Nostoc commune NIES-4072 harbors:
- a CDS encoding ribonuclease R family protein, producing the protein MEFSIATLLANFTDDKLVARKVLEKKLGCEDEKSLQKLHIALDVLEKIGILVKERGKYRRVSEEGIIEAKLRCSSKGFCFAIQDVEGAEDIYIRESHLSNAWNGDRVLVRVLKEGSRRRSPEGEVKLILERSNHTLLARIKQVESGFRAVPLDDRLLFELKIQPNGAKLEEAIDHLVHVEVLRYPLAQYPPLGRVVQILGSDAEAAADIDLVTCKHDLSRTFPDNVLDAAAKLPKKLLKADLKNRLDLRNLFTFTIEGVGDTKVIENAFSLEKNLAGNWLLGVHITDVSHYVQPDEALDREALKRGKSVYLGELVLPILPPGVAERCSLVPGSDRLTISFLITIDPQSGQVLEWEIQPSVINVETALSTELAKAFLTGEAQEQSSQVSQILQDLQALQTAVKQVRLTRGSLQLNLPPSQNAYYDEGILGAVVVNDLPVRSLLTELVLLVNQLMATHLNALGVPAIWRVQGTPDVEDVQEMLKLAVNLGVDLTLDPEVEIQPLDYQHLTTAFAESPSEQVLTYLLQDTLKPSAYSTTKGSHFGLALPQYVHFSAPLRRYPDLLMQRVYYALLENGRDRRNTRVRERVNLRHSSSHEEINWNVLPPELQQELQSDLTRVIVQINDREKEVQEAEADLAGLQKAQLMKQRIGQVFQGVITGVQSYGFFVEIEVPAAEVESSSNPGVPLRVEGLVHVSSLKDDWYEYRARQQALFGRKNRASYRLGDRVAVQVKSVDYYRQQIDLVTVGSDGVPRGLTGGGSSEELSDLYLPNDIEPDDLDPYSDDE; encoded by the coding sequence ATGGAATTCTCAATCGCTACACTCCTTGCCAATTTCACCGATGATAAATTGGTAGCTCGGAAGGTTTTAGAAAAGAAACTTGGCTGTGAAGATGAAAAAAGCTTACAAAAACTTCACATTGCCTTAGATGTTCTGGAAAAAATCGGTATTTTAGTGAAGGAACGGGGCAAGTACCGCCGTGTCTCAGAAGAGGGAATAATTGAGGCCAAACTCCGTTGTTCTAGTAAAGGCTTTTGCTTTGCTATTCAAGATGTGGAAGGAGCTGAGGATATTTACATCCGCGAAAGTCATCTGAGTAATGCTTGGAATGGCGATCGCGTTTTAGTCAGAGTTCTCAAAGAAGGCAGTCGCCGTCGCTCTCCCGAAGGGGAGGTAAAGCTAATTCTAGAACGTTCTAACCACACTTTACTGGCACGAATTAAGCAGGTGGAAAGCGGTTTTAGGGCTGTGCCTTTAGATGATCGATTGCTGTTTGAACTGAAGATCCAGCCTAACGGGGCAAAGTTGGAAGAAGCGATCGATCACTTGGTTCATGTAGAAGTTTTGCGTTATCCATTAGCACAATATCCTCCCCTTGGTCGAGTGGTGCAAATCCTCGGTAGCGATGCCGAAGCTGCTGCTGATATAGATTTAGTTACCTGCAAACACGACCTTTCCCGGACTTTTCCAGATAATGTCCTAGATGCAGCCGCCAAGTTACCCAAAAAGCTACTCAAAGCAGACCTGAAAAATCGGCTGGATTTACGTAATTTATTTACCTTCACCATTGAAGGGGTAGGCGATACCAAAGTTATAGAAAACGCTTTTAGTTTAGAAAAAAACTTAGCCGGAAATTGGCTTTTGGGCGTTCATATCACTGATGTTTCTCACTATGTCCAACCTGACGAAGCCCTAGATAGAGAAGCACTCAAACGGGGCAAATCAGTGTATCTGGGAGAATTAGTGCTGCCAATTTTGCCCCCAGGTGTGGCAGAACGCTGTTCTTTAGTACCTGGGAGCGATCGCTTAACTATCTCTTTTTTAATTACCATTGATCCCCAATCTGGACAAGTCCTAGAATGGGAAATTCAACCCAGTGTAATTAACGTCGAAACTGCACTGAGTACAGAACTTGCTAAAGCTTTTCTTACAGGGGAGGCACAAGAGCAATCATCACAGGTTTCCCAAATCCTGCAAGACCTCCAAGCCTTGCAAACAGCCGTCAAACAGGTACGGTTGACTCGTGGTAGCCTCCAGTTGAATCTGCCGCCTAGCCAAAACGCCTACTATGATGAGGGGATTCTCGGCGCTGTGGTGGTAAATGATTTACCAGTGCGATCGCTACTCACGGAGTTGGTACTGTTAGTTAATCAACTGATGGCAACTCACTTAAATGCTCTTGGTGTTCCCGCCATCTGGCGAGTTCAAGGTACACCCGATGTTGAAGATGTCCAGGAAATGCTGAAATTGGCAGTTAATTTAGGCGTTGACCTCACACTAGATCCAGAAGTCGAGATCCAACCCTTAGATTACCAACATTTGACCACAGCTTTTGCGGAATCCCCTTCTGAGCAAGTTCTTACTTACTTGTTACAAGATACACTTAAGCCATCAGCGTACAGCACCACCAAAGGATCTCACTTTGGTCTGGCACTACCGCAATATGTCCACTTTAGCGCTCCCTTGCGGCGTTACCCAGATTTGCTGATGCAGAGAGTGTATTACGCGCTACTCGAAAACGGACGCGATCGCCGCAATACCCGTGTGAGAGAGCGCGTTAACCTGCGCCACTCCTCCAGCCACGAGGAAATTAACTGGAACGTTTTACCCCCAGAATTGCAACAGGAACTGCAAAGCGATTTAACTAGGGTAATTGTCCAAATCAACGACCGAGAAAAAGAAGTCCAAGAAGCTGAAGCCGATTTAGCCGGGCTGCAAAAAGCCCAACTGATGAAGCAACGCATCGGTCAGGTATTTCAAGGCGTGATTACCGGGGTTCAATCCTACGGTTTCTTTGTGGAAATTGAAGTACCAGCAGCCGAGGTAGAGTCCAGCAGTAATCCTGGTGTGCCTTTGCGGGTAGAAGGATTGGTACACGTCAGTTCTCTCAAAGACGATTGGTATGAATATCGCGCCAGACAACAGGCACTATTTGGTCGCAAAAATCGCGCTTCTTATAGACTAGGCGATCGCGTCGCCGTACAAGTTAAGAGTGTCGATTACTACCGTCAGCAAATTGATTTAGTAACAGTTGGCAGCGATGGCGTACCCAGAGGTTTAACTGGCGGTGGTTCCAGTGAGGAGCTTTCAGACCTCTACTTACCAAATGATATTGAACCTGATGACCTAGACCCTTACTCTGATGATGAGTAA
- a CDS encoding flavin prenyltransferase UbiX, translating to MSNNTKPLILGVSGASGLIYAVRAIKFLLEAEFSIELVASKSTYMVWQSEQEIRMPPEPTAQEQFWREQAGVAISGKLRCHPWGDVGAGIASGSFATLGMIIIPCSMSTVAKLAAGLSSDLLERAADVQLKEGRKLVIVPRETPFSLIHLRNLTSLAEVGVRIVPAIPAWYHNPQTIEDLVDFVVARALDQLDIDCIPIQRWQGRR from the coding sequence GTGTCAAATAACACAAAACCTCTAATTTTAGGCGTTTCGGGCGCATCTGGTCTGATTTACGCTGTTCGCGCAATCAAATTTTTGCTAGAAGCGGAGTTTAGTATTGAATTGGTTGCCTCTAAATCTACTTACATGGTTTGGCAGTCAGAACAGGAAATTCGGATGCCACCAGAACCAACCGCGCAAGAACAATTCTGGCGAGAGCAAGCTGGAGTCGCAATTTCGGGTAAACTTCGCTGCCATCCTTGGGGTGACGTTGGAGCTGGGATTGCCAGTGGTTCATTTGCTACTCTGGGGATGATAATTATTCCATGCAGCATGAGTACAGTGGCAAAGCTAGCGGCTGGCTTGAGTTCCGATTTACTAGAACGGGCGGCGGATGTCCAACTCAAAGAAGGACGAAAGCTAGTCATTGTTCCTCGTGAAACCCCTTTTAGCCTCATCCACCTCCGTAACTTAACCTCTCTAGCAGAAGTTGGAGTGAGAATTGTCCCCGCAATTCCTGCCTGGTATCACAATCCCCAAACCATTGAGGATTTAGTGGATTTTGTAGTTGCCCGTGCTTTAGATCAACTAGATATTGACTGCATTCCAATTCAGAGGTGGCAAGGTCGTCGCTAA
- a CDS encoding shikimate kinase: MSSLLQGVNLYLIGIMGVGKTTVGRLLAKELGYGFLDTDNVIAQVTGKSINQLFAQVGEVGFRKLESDVLSQVCAFTKLTIATGGGIVLRQENWGYLHHGLIVWLDTPVEIIYSRLAEDTTRPLLQDADPKGKLRSLLEQRTPLYSQADLHITEREGDTPEDVAKRILEAIPSVLKKTVSH; this comes from the coding sequence GTGAGCAGCTTATTACAAGGAGTTAACTTGTATTTAATTGGGATAATGGGCGTTGGTAAGACGACAGTAGGGCGCTTACTAGCGAAGGAATTGGGTTATGGGTTTTTGGATACCGATAATGTTATTGCCCAAGTAACAGGTAAATCTATCAATCAGTTATTTGCACAAGTTGGTGAAGTAGGGTTTCGCAAGCTAGAAAGCGACGTACTTTCACAAGTTTGTGCTTTTACAAAGTTGACTATCGCAACCGGGGGAGGCATTGTACTGCGGCAAGAAAACTGGGGTTATCTGCACCACGGTTTGATAGTCTGGCTAGATACGCCAGTGGAGATAATTTACAGCCGTTTAGCTGAGGATACCACAAGACCACTGCTGCAAGATGCTGATCCTAAAGGGAAATTGCGATCGCTCCTCGAACAACGAACACCACTTTACTCTCAAGCCGACTTGCATATCACCGAGCGAGAGGGAGATACACCTGAAGACGTTGCCAAACGAATACTTGAGGCAATTCCTAGCGTACTAAAAAAAACTGTTTCTCATTAA
- a CDS encoding XisH family protein yields the protein MSAKDIFHESVKKALQKEQWRITSDPLKFKFGEVNFQIDLGVEKIIAAEKGNEKIAIEIKSFLNPSAITDFYSALGQFLSYRLALAGYEPERILYLAVPLDTYKTFFQLEFTQTAIKQYQVLLIVYNPVDEVIVEWIN from the coding sequence GTGTCTGCAAAAGATATTTTTCATGAATCAGTTAAAAAAGCTTTGCAAAAAGAACAATGGAGGATTACGAGCGATCCATTAAAATTTAAATTTGGGGAAGTCAATTTCCAAATTGATTTAGGCGTAGAGAAAATAATTGCCGCAGAAAAAGGAAATGAAAAAATAGCAATTGAAATCAAAAGCTTTTTAAACCCCTCGGCAATTACAGATTTTTACTCTGCTTTGGGACAATTTCTTAGTTACCGTCTAGCATTAGCAGGATATGAACCAGAGCGAATCTTATACTTAGCAGTTCCATTGGATACGTACAAAACATTTTTTCAACTGGAATTTACTCAAACTGCGATCAAACAGTATCAGGTGCTATTAATTGTTTACAATCCAGTAGATGAGGTGATTGTAGAGTGGATAAACTAG
- a CDS encoding XisI protein — translation MDKLAKYQEYVKTLLTNYASDDVSDNNVEVQLILDTERNHYQWMNVGWQGFNRIYRCVIHFDIKDGKIWLQQNLTDRNPAEELVMMGVPREDIVLGLQAPYKRQYTDYGVA, via the coding sequence GTGGATAAACTAGCAAAATATCAAGAATATGTTAAAACATTGTTAACGAACTATGCCAGTGATGATGTCTCGGATAACAATGTCGAAGTCCAACTGATTTTAGACACAGAACGAAATCATTATCAATGGATGAATGTAGGTTGGCAAGGATTTAATCGTATTTATCGATGCGTTATCCATTTTGATATTAAAGATGGCAAAATCTGGCTACAACAGAACTTAACCGATCGCAATCCAGCAGAGGAATTAGTGATGATGGGAGTACCACGAGAGGATATTGTCTTGGGTTTGCAAGCTCCATACAAGCGTCAGTATACAGATTATGGCGTAGCGTAA
- a CDS encoding Uma2 family endonuclease — protein MKLLGWLIDRQNRKVYIYHPNREIEILENPEAVTGNPELPGFILRMGKIW, from the coding sequence TTGAAGTTACTAGGCTGGTTAATTGATCGGCAAAATCGAAAAGTCTACATTTACCATCCGAATCGAGAAATTGAAATTTTGGAAAATCCCGAAGCAGTTACGGGTAATCCAGAATTACCAGGGTTTATCCTGCGGATGGGCAAAATTTGGTAA